In one window of Qipengyuania profundimaris DNA:
- a CDS encoding disulfide bond formation protein B, with product MSLSPSSRLARVLAIAVPALLLGGAYVSQYGFGLYPCEMCWWQRWPHFAAVGLALLAFIAPPQRFWTGLAAIAILVSGGIGLFHAGVEYGWWEGITSCAATVTSGGGSALDNIMNAPLTRCDEPAWTLFGISLAGYNFLISTAAGIAILALLGKDRRV from the coding sequence ATGAGCCTGTCTCCCTCATCGCGGCTGGCCCGCGTGCTGGCCATTGCGGTCCCGGCGCTCCTGCTGGGCGGGGCCTACGTTTCCCAATACGGCTTTGGCCTGTACCCGTGCGAAATGTGCTGGTGGCAGCGCTGGCCGCATTTCGCTGCGGTCGGGCTCGCCCTGCTGGCGTTCATCGCTCCGCCGCAGCGGTTCTGGACCGGCCTCGCGGCGATCGCCATCCTCGTCTCGGGCGGGATCGGGCTATTCCATGCCGGGGTCGAATACGGTTGGTGGGAGGGGATCACCTCTTGCGCGGCCACGGTCACGAGCGGGGGCGGAAGCGCGCTCGACAATATTATGAACGCTCCGCTGACCCGCTGCGACGAACCGGCCTGGACGCTGTTCGGCATCAGCTTGGCGGGTTACAATTTCCTCATCTCCACTGCAGCAGGCATCGCCATTCTCGCCCTGCTGGGAAAGGATCGCCGCGTATGA
- a CDS encoding demethoxyubiquinone hydroxylase family protein, protein MTPASKKVPDHIARMIRVDQAGEFGATRIYAGQLAVMGDRGPDSAEIAGMAEQEAGHCEKFDALMARRGVRPTMLQPFWDRAGFALGAVTALIGPEAAMACTAAVETEIDDHYSRQLDRLMETGEDPELAAMIEEFREDEREHRDAALAAGAERAPAYPVLSAVIRAGCRAAIGISQRI, encoded by the coding sequence ATGACTCCAGCCTCGAAAAAGGTGCCCGACCACATCGCCCGCATGATCCGTGTCGATCAGGCCGGAGAATTCGGCGCGACGCGTATCTACGCCGGCCAGCTCGCCGTGATGGGCGACCGCGGGCCGGACTCCGCCGAGATAGCCGGCATGGCCGAGCAGGAAGCCGGTCACTGCGAAAAATTCGATGCGCTGATGGCGCGGCGCGGCGTGCGGCCCACCATGCTGCAGCCGTTCTGGGATCGCGCCGGTTTCGCGCTGGGCGCCGTGACCGCTCTGATCGGGCCCGAAGCCGCTATGGCCTGCACCGCCGCGGTCGAGACCGAGATCGACGATCATTATTCCCGGCAGCTCGATCGCCTGATGGAAACCGGCGAGGATCCGGAGCTCGCCGCCATGATCGAAGAATTCCGCGAAGACGAACGCGAGCACCGCGACGCCGCGCTGGCCGCAGGGGCCGAACGCGCGCCGGCCTATCCGGTGCTCTCTGCGGTTATCCGCGCGGGCTGCCGCGCCGCGATCGGCATTTCGCAGCGCATCTGA
- a CDS encoding J domain-containing protein produces MATNSRDPYSTLGVARGASEKDIKSAYRKLAKEFHPDRNKDNPQASERFSQVTQAYDLLSDKDKRAQFDRGEIDADGNPANPFAGMGGGGGFGGGGGQRGYRAEDFQGFGQEADLGDIFEGLFGGGRARSSGMGGGPFGGGRRAPPPKGSDIGYRLRVPFVEAATLKDQRITLADGKTIDLKLPKGVENGTQMRLKGKGEQGPGGAGDGLVTIEIDRHKLYKRDGDDVRFDLPITLDEAVNGGKVRVPTVDGPVMMTIKAGTDGGTVLRLKGKGFTKKNGTRGDQLVTLEIQLPGDLAELAKRLEGWKDDSDPRSKLGV; encoded by the coding sequence ATGGCTACCAATTCCCGCGATCCCTATTCCACTCTCGGCGTCGCCCGCGGCGCGTCGGAGAAGGACATCAAGAGCGCCTATCGCAAGCTGGCGAAGGAGTTCCACCCCGACCGCAACAAGGACAATCCGCAGGCTTCTGAGCGGTTCAGCCAGGTCACGCAGGCTTACGATCTGTTGTCCGACAAGGACAAGCGCGCCCAGTTCGACCGCGGCGAGATCGATGCCGATGGCAACCCGGCCAATCCCTTCGCCGGTATGGGCGGGGGCGGCGGCTTCGGCGGCGGTGGCGGGCAGCGTGGCTATCGCGCCGAGGATTTCCAGGGATTCGGACAGGAAGCCGATCTCGGCGATATATTTGAAGGCCTGTTCGGCGGCGGCAGGGCGCGATCGTCCGGCATGGGCGGCGGCCCGTTCGGCGGCGGTCGCCGTGCCCCGCCTCCCAAAGGATCGGACATCGGCTATCGCCTGCGCGTCCCCTTCGTCGAAGCGGCAACGCTGAAGGACCAGCGCATTACGCTGGCCGACGGCAAGACGATCGATCTCAAGCTGCCCAAGGGAGTCGAAAACGGCACCCAGATGCGGCTCAAGGGCAAGGGCGAGCAGGGGCCGGGCGGTGCGGGTGACGGACTCGTCACGATCGAGATCGACCGGCATAAGCTCTACAAGCGCGATGGCGACGATGTGCGTTTCGACTTGCCGATCACGCTCGACGAGGCAGTGAATGGCGGCAAGGTGCGCGTGCCCACGGTCGATGGCCCCGTGATGATGACGATCAAGGCCGGCACGGACGGCGGTACGGTGCTGCGCTTGAAGGGCAAGGGCTTCACCAAGAAGAACGGCACCCGCGGCGATCAGCTCGTCACGCTGGAAATCCAGCTGCCCGGCGATCTCGCGGAGCTTGCCAAGCGGCTCGAAGGCTGGAAGGACGATAGCGACCCACGCAGCAAGCTCGGGGTGTAG
- a CDS encoding S41 family peptidase, producing the protein MTIAALLRSAALVTAVALIPATTASMAQVEGRAGPEFAKVMAVYQRIKASYVDQVDDDKLMRGMIDGMLTSLDPHSGYLDGSDLQRLETMIDGNYSGLGLSVVMEDGAVKIISPFRGSPADKAGLKAGDFITHLDGKLIVGGSLDEAVAQMRGPEGTSIGLTVFRPGRDEPFDVSVTRGVIELEPVTWELESGNIGHIMINEFSRDVGSDVFAAWEDLQSKASGRLNGLVLDLRSNPGGSLDEAVALSDLFLTEGRIVSQRGRARGENIYYDAETVFRGDIAQDVPIIVLIDEGSASASEIVAGALKDHRRAIVMGQRSFGKGSVQSLLPLGRDAALKLTTARYYTPSGHSVQEGGIKPDIAVPQLSDPDLAKKSRFTVRESDLRGHLVNEAGLADEAMERDQRDDPRFQLTAEELEEQGIEDFQLHYALETLRRTSPNTVARRAN; encoded by the coding sequence ATGACAATCGCCGCCCTGCTACGTTCTGCCGCCCTCGTGACCGCCGTCGCGTTGATCCCCGCGACCACGGCGAGCATGGCGCAGGTCGAAGGCCGGGCGGGTCCGGAGTTCGCCAAGGTGATGGCGGTCTACCAGCGCATCAAGGCGAGCTACGTCGACCAGGTCGACGACGACAAGCTGATGCGCGGCATGATCGACGGGATGCTGACCTCGCTCGATCCGCATTCGGGCTATCTGGACGGCAGCGATCTCCAGCGACTCGAGACCATGATCGACGGCAATTATTCCGGTCTCGGCCTGTCGGTCGTGATGGAAGATGGCGCGGTCAAGATCATCTCGCCCTTCCGCGGCAGCCCTGCCGACAAGGCCGGGCTGAAGGCAGGCGATTTCATCACGCATCTCGATGGCAAGCTGATCGTCGGCGGCAGCCTCGACGAAGCGGTAGCGCAGATGCGCGGGCCGGAAGGTACATCGATCGGCCTGACCGTCTTCCGCCCCGGCCGTGACGAGCCGTTCGATGTTTCCGTAACGCGCGGCGTGATCGAACTCGAACCGGTCACTTGGGAGCTCGAAAGCGGCAATATCGGTCACATCATGATCAACGAGTTTTCGCGCGATGTCGGCAGCGATGTCTTCGCGGCGTGGGAAGATTTGCAGAGTAAGGCCTCGGGACGCCTCAACGGGCTGGTCCTCGATCTGCGCTCCAACCCGGGCGGCAGCCTCGACGAGGCGGTGGCGCTGTCTGATCTCTTCCTTACCGAAGGGCGCATCGTGTCTCAGCGCGGCCGCGCGCGAGGCGAGAATATCTATTACGACGCAGAAACCGTGTTCCGCGGCGATATCGCGCAGGATGTACCGATCATCGTGCTGATCGACGAAGGCTCGGCTTCGGCATCGGAGATCGTCGCCGGCGCGCTCAAGGACCATCGCCGCGCGATCGTCATGGGCCAGCGCAGCTTCGGCAAGGGCAGTGTGCAATCGCTGCTGCCGCTCGGCCGCGATGCCGCGCTCAAATTGACGACGGCGCGCTACTACACGCCCTCGGGTCACTCCGTGCAGGAAGGCGGGATCAAGCCGGACATCGCTGTGCCGCAGTTGTCGGACCCCGACCTCGCGAAGAAATCGCGCTTCACCGTGCGCGAATCGGATCTGCGCGGCCATCTGGTCAACGAAGCGGGCCTTGCCGACGAGGCGATGGAGCGCGACCAGCGCGACGATCCGAGGTTCCAGCTGACCGCCGAAGAGCTCGAAGAGCAGGGCATCGAGGATTTCCAGCTGCACTACGCGCTGGAGACGCTGCGCCGCACCTCGCCGAACACGGTTGCCCGCCGCGCCAACTAG
- a CDS encoding cation diffusion facilitator family transporter: MTDDRTRLARSAAFASITVAVILVALKSWASWRTGSTAMLGSLADSALDLIASFATLTGVWIASMPADEDHRFGHGKAEALAAIFQVMLIALSAFGIATRAIMQLSGQVETAAAEEGIAVSLIAIVLTFALLAWQRYVMNRTRSLAIQTDHLHYKSDLLLNLAVIAALVLDQFAGLGIADPLFGLAIAAWLAWGAWRGASDAVDDLMDREWPEDKRLAFVEAAARHPELTNLHDLRTRTSGHRDFAQFHVDLPPIMTVEEAHDIIERVEADLCQRFPGLELLIHIDPEGHVDEPDNPLVEDNEFAKLEKDA, encoded by the coding sequence ATGACCGACGACCGCACCCGACTCGCGCGCAGCGCAGCATTCGCCTCTATCACGGTGGCAGTGATCCTGGTTGCGCTGAAAAGCTGGGCGAGCTGGCGGACCGGATCGACTGCCATGCTCGGCAGCCTTGCCGATTCCGCGCTCGATCTGATCGCGAGTTTCGCCACGCTGACCGGCGTGTGGATCGCCTCCATGCCGGCGGACGAGGATCACCGGTTCGGCCACGGCAAGGCGGAAGCCCTGGCGGCGATTTTTCAGGTTATGCTGATCGCGCTGTCGGCCTTCGGGATCGCGACGCGGGCAATCATGCAATTGTCCGGTCAGGTGGAAACCGCGGCAGCAGAAGAGGGCATCGCCGTCTCGCTGATCGCCATCGTACTGACTTTCGCGCTGCTGGCGTGGCAGCGCTATGTGATGAACCGGACACGCAGTCTGGCGATCCAGACCGATCACTTGCACTACAAGTCCGATCTCCTGCTCAATCTCGCAGTCATCGCCGCGCTCGTGCTGGACCAGTTTGCCGGGCTCGGCATTGCCGATCCGCTGTTCGGCCTCGCCATCGCCGCGTGGCTCGCATGGGGCGCATGGCGCGGGGCGAGCGATGCGGTGGACGACCTAATGGATCGCGAATGGCCCGAGGACAAGCGGCTTGCCTTCGTCGAAGCGGCGGCCCGGCACCCCGAGCTCACCAACCTGCACGATTTGCGCACACGAACCAGCGGCCATCGCGATTTCGCGCAGTTCCATGTCGATCTGCCGCCGATCATGACGGTTGAAGAAGCGCATGACATCATCGAGCGGGTGGAAGCCGATTTGTGCCAGCGCTTTCCCGGGCTCGAATTGCTGATCCATATCGACCCCGAGGGTCATGTCGACGAGCCGGACAATCCCCTGGTCGAGGACAATGAATTCGCCAAGTTGGAGAAAGATGCATGA
- a CDS encoding serine hydrolase domain-containing protein, with product MPLRTTPLIALALAATSLAACGGSGPAEEPPLSEEALAAVKDDPGAPTKALARESDQLFTLDGLGDTRALVVLHGGEIAVERYGEGYGPQTRFISWSMAKTVTAVMIGMLVADGQLRLDAPAPVPRWQRTGDPRAEITLRQLLQMRSGLEHTEAGDPPYESSEVRMLFLDGRDDMADYATAQPLEAEPGSRFEYSSNTTVILADIAARALTESTNPDARRKAVADYLQARLFGPLGMTSAVPEFDRAGTLIGGSLIHANARDWAKFGEMLRNKGSVKGEQLVPRQWVEEMLEPSPASPHYGLQTWLNRPLPDGEEHPLFPDRAPHSAFSAIGHMGQYIFVSPSQKLTVVRLGHSDAPERKAMLQQLADIIELYPAG from the coding sequence ATGCCCCTGCGGACCACCCCCCTTATCGCGCTTGCCCTCGCCGCCACAAGCCTTGCCGCGTGCGGCGGGTCCGGTCCTGCCGAAGAGCCGCCGCTGAGCGAGGAAGCGCTGGCGGCGGTGAAGGACGATCCGGGTGCGCCGACCAAGGCGCTGGCCCGCGAATCGGACCAGCTGTTCACGCTCGACGGCCTGGGCGACACGCGGGCACTGGTCGTCCTGCACGGCGGCGAGATCGCCGTCGAGCGCTATGGCGAAGGCTACGGCCCGCAGACGCGCTTCATCAGCTGGTCGATGGCCAAGACGGTGACTGCGGTGATGATCGGCATGCTGGTGGCGGACGGGCAGCTGCGGCTCGATGCCCCTGCCCCCGTGCCGCGCTGGCAACGCACCGGCGATCCACGCGCCGAGATCACCTTGCGCCAATTGCTCCAGATGCGCTCCGGCCTGGAGCACACCGAGGCCGGCGATCCGCCTTACGAGAGCAGCGAGGTGCGGATGCTGTTCCTCGACGGGCGCGACGACATGGCCGATTACGCCACCGCCCAGCCGCTCGAAGCGGAGCCGGGTTCGCGCTTCGAATATTCCTCGAACACCACGGTGATCCTGGCCGATATCGCCGCCCGTGCGCTGACCGAGAGCACCAATCCCGACGCGCGCCGCAAGGCGGTGGCCGACTATCTGCAAGCCCGCCTGTTCGGGCCACTGGGCATGACCAGCGCCGTGCCGGAATTCGATCGCGCGGGCACGCTGATCGGCGGCAGCCTGATCCACGCCAACGCCCGCGACTGGGCGAAGTTCGGCGAGATGCTGCGCAACAAGGGATCAGTGAAGGGCGAGCAGCTGGTGCCGCGCCAGTGGGTCGAAGAAATGCTCGAACCCAGCCCCGCCAGCCCGCATTACGGCCTGCAAACCTGGCTCAATCGCCCGCTACCCGATGGCGAGGAGCATCCATTGTTCCCCGACCGCGCGCCGCACAGCGCCTTTTCCGCGATCGGCCATATGGGGCAGTATATCTTCGTCTCGCCAAGCCAGAAGCTGACCGTGGTGCGCCTCGGCCATTCGGACGCGCCGGAGCGCAAGGCCATGCTCCAGCAGCTCGCGGACATCATCGAGCTTTACCCGGCAGGTTAG
- a CDS encoding PhzF family phenazine biosynthesis protein — translation MTTALPYWHVDAFADRPFAGNQAAVMPLDAWLDDDMLQAIAEENNFAETAFVVPDASGEADYELRWFTPTEEVRLCGHATLASGHVLLSRDGGERVTFRTRKSGVLEVSRSGEGYGLALPCILTEQGEWDEAATLLGGSPNEVWRNELGYDLFLYPDAAAIRSLDPDLRGLAKLGNNLFVCTAPGDETDVISRVFVPGGGVDEDPVTGAAHATLTPFWTDRLGRDSFTAHQASRRGGYLTCRREADRAILSGPCVTVVEGRFLLP, via the coding sequence ATGACCACCGCACTGCCTTATTGGCATGTCGATGCCTTCGCAGACCGCCCCTTCGCCGGCAACCAGGCCGCGGTGATGCCACTCGATGCGTGGCTCGACGACGACATGCTCCAGGCCATCGCCGAAGAGAATAATTTCGCCGAGACCGCTTTCGTGGTGCCCGATGCCAGTGGCGAGGCCGACTACGAATTGCGCTGGTTCACCCCGACCGAGGAAGTGCGGCTATGCGGGCACGCGACGTTGGCCAGCGGCCATGTGCTGCTGAGCCGCGACGGGGGCGAGCGCGTGACCTTCCGCACGCGCAAATCGGGCGTGCTCGAAGTGAGCCGTAGCGGCGAGGGGTATGGGCTGGCGCTGCCCTGCATTCTGACCGAGCAGGGCGAGTGGGACGAGGCAGCCACGCTGCTCGGCGGGTCGCCGAACGAAGTGTGGCGCAATGAGCTGGGTTACGACCTGTTCCTCTATCCGGACGCTGCCGCGATCCGCTCGCTGGACCCGGACCTGCGCGGGCTGGCGAAGCTCGGCAACAATTTGTTCGTCTGCACTGCGCCTGGGGATGAGACTGACGTCATCAGCCGTGTTTTCGTGCCAGGCGGCGGGGTCGACGAGGACCCGGTGACGGGGGCAGCCCACGCGACGCTCACGCCGTTCTGGACTGACCGTCTTGGCCGCGACAGTTTCACCGCGCACCAGGCCAGCCGCCGTGGCGGGTATCTGACCTGCCGCCGCGAAGCCGACCGGGCCATCCTTTCCGGCCCCTGCGTCACAGTAGTAGAAGGGCGTTTCCTGCTGCCCTAA
- the pdxH gene encoding pyridoxamine 5'-phosphate oxidase, with amino-acid sequence MQTDESAIPKADPFSLFEVWFGEAKASEPNDPNAMALATATADGMPSVRMVLLKARGVDQGEGGGFVFYTNAESRKGEQIRANMRAALLFHWKSLRRQIRIEGPLEEVDPAQADDYFHSRPRASQIGSAASDQSRPLPDRQVYLDRVAALEERYPEGDIPRPPHWTGFRLSPRRIEFWQDREYRLHDRRLFTRSSATEAWDDTLLYP; translated from the coding sequence ATGCAGACCGACGAAAGCGCAATTCCCAAGGCGGACCCTTTTTCGCTGTTCGAGGTGTGGTTCGGCGAGGCCAAGGCGAGCGAGCCGAACGATCCCAACGCCATGGCGCTGGCGACGGCCACCGCCGACGGGATGCCGTCGGTCCGGATGGTGCTGCTGAAAGCGCGCGGCGTCGACCAGGGCGAGGGCGGGGGGTTCGTCTTCTACACCAATGCCGAAAGCCGCAAGGGCGAGCAGATCCGCGCCAACATGCGCGCTGCGCTTCTGTTTCACTGGAAGAGCCTGCGCCGCCAGATCCGCATCGAAGGCCCGCTGGAGGAAGTCGATCCCGCGCAAGCCGACGACTATTTTCACTCCCGCCCGCGCGCCTCGCAGATCGGCTCGGCCGCCAGCGACCAGTCGCGCCCCCTGCCGGACCGCCAAGTCTATCTCGACCGGGTGGCCGCGCTGGAGGAGCGCTATCCCGAGGGCGACATCCCGCGCCCGCCACATTGGACCGGCTTCCGGCTGAGCCCGCGCCGGATCGAATTCTGGCAAGACCGCGAATATCGTTTGCATGACCGGCGGCTGTTCACGCGGAGCAGCGCGACGGAAGCGTGGGACGACACGCTGCTCTATCCATAA
- the fabI gene encoding enoyl-ACP reductase FabI has protein sequence MNGLMQGKRGLIMGLANDKSLAWGIAKKLAEHGAELAFSYQGEALKKRVGPLAEQLGSDFVFECDVSDMEALDRAFDTLKSRWDKIDFVVHAIGFSDKSELRGKYVDTSLDNFLMTMNISAYSLVAVTKRAAEMMPDGGSIVTLTYYGAEKVIPHYNVMGVAKAALETSVQYLANDLGPQNIRVNAISAGPVKTLAASGIGDFRYILKWNELNSPLRRNITIEDVGGSGLYFLSDLSSGVTGETHHVDAGYHVVGMKQEDAPDIALDKG, from the coding sequence ATGAACGGATTGATGCAGGGCAAGCGCGGGCTGATCATGGGCCTCGCCAACGACAAGTCGCTGGCCTGGGGCATCGCCAAAAAGCTCGCCGAGCACGGCGCGGAACTTGCGTTTTCCTATCAGGGCGAAGCGCTGAAAAAGCGCGTCGGCCCGCTTGCCGAGCAGCTCGGCAGCGACTTCGTATTCGAATGCGACGTATCCGACATGGAAGCGCTCGACCGGGCGTTCGACACACTGAAATCGCGCTGGGACAAGATCGATTTCGTCGTCCACGCCATCGGCTTTTCCGACAAGAGCGAGCTGCGCGGCAAATACGTTGACACCAGCCTCGACAACTTCCTGATGACGATGAATATTTCCGCCTATTCCCTGGTGGCGGTGACCAAGCGGGCCGCGGAGATGATGCCGGACGGTGGCTCGATTGTCACGCTGACCTATTACGGCGCGGAAAAGGTCATTCCGCATTACAATGTGATGGGCGTGGCCAAGGCGGCGCTCGAGACCAGCGTGCAATATCTTGCCAACGACCTCGGGCCGCAGAACATTCGCGTGAACGCCATTAGCGCAGGGCCGGTGAAGACGCTGGCGGCGAGCGGGATCGGCGATTTCCGTTATATCCTGAAGTGGAACGAGCTGAACTCGCCGCTCCGTCGCAATATCACGATCGAGGATGTCGGCGGGTCTGGCCTCTATTTCCTGTCCGACCTGTCATCGGGCGTGACCGGCGAAACGCACCATGTCGATGCCGGCTATCATGTCGTGGGCATGAAGCAGGAAGACGCGCCGGATATCGCGCTCGACAAGGGCTGA
- the mnmA gene encoding tRNA 2-thiouridine(34) synthase MnmA: MPENIALSPVQAAGLFDLPRAASDCRIVVAMSGGVDSSVVAALAARSGAEVIGVTLQLYDYGAATGRKGACCAGDDIADARAVADRLGIAHYVHDHESAFREDVVEGFADSYLAGQTPVPCIRCNMGPKFTDLFAMARELGADCLATGHYVRRVMGPAGPELHRAHDPARDQSYFLYATTEDQLAYLRFPLGGLPKAEVRQLAEEAGLRNAAKPDSQDICFVPDGDYAKIVKTMRPEGVRPGKIVHATTGEELGEHRGVIHYTVGQRRGLEIGGQPEPLYVIKIDAESAEVRVGPKRLLAVTEARIGETNRIGPLPDKPLTAKVRSLAKPVPVVLDGPLGEGRSANLRFAQPEYGVAPGQAAVIYADDRVVGGGWIEATVPVEA; encoded by the coding sequence ATGCCCGAAAACATTGCTCTTTCCCCGGTTCAGGCAGCCGGTCTTTTCGACTTGCCGCGTGCCGCATCCGATTGCCGCATCGTCGTCGCCATGTCGGGCGGGGTCGACAGCTCGGTGGTGGCCGCCTTGGCTGCACGCAGTGGTGCGGAGGTGATCGGCGTTACGCTGCAGCTCTACGATTACGGCGCGGCGACGGGGCGCAAGGGCGCGTGCTGTGCGGGCGACGACATTGCCGACGCACGCGCCGTGGCTGACCGGCTCGGTATCGCTCACTACGTGCATGACCACGAAAGCGCGTTTCGCGAAGACGTGGTCGAGGGCTTTGCCGATTCCTATCTCGCCGGGCAGACGCCGGTGCCTTGCATTCGCTGCAACATGGGGCCCAAGTTCACCGACCTGTTCGCCATGGCGCGCGAATTGGGCGCCGATTGCCTTGCCACCGGCCATTATGTGCGCCGCGTGATGGGCCCGGCCGGACCGGAACTGCACCGGGCCCACGATCCTGCACGCGACCAGTCGTACTTCCTTTATGCGACGACGGAAGACCAGCTCGCCTACCTCCGGTTCCCCCTCGGCGGCCTGCCCAAAGCCGAAGTCCGGCAGCTGGCCGAGGAAGCCGGTCTGCGCAACGCCGCCAAGCCCGACAGCCAGGACATCTGCTTCGTGCCCGACGGCGATTACGCGAAGATCGTCAAGACAATGCGCCCGGAAGGCGTTCGACCGGGCAAGATCGTCCACGCTACCACCGGCGAGGAGTTGGGCGAGCATCGTGGCGTTATCCATTACACGGTCGGCCAGCGCCGCGGCCTAGAGATCGGTGGCCAGCCCGAACCGCTCTATGTGATCAAGATCGATGCCGAGAGCGCCGAAGTCCGCGTCGGCCCCAAGCGGTTGCTGGCAGTGACTGAGGCCCGCATCGGCGAAACAAACCGTATCGGCCCTCTGCCCGACAAGCCGCTGACCGCCAAGGTGCGCAGCCTCGCCAAGCCGGTCCCGGTCGTGCTCGACGGGCCCCTCGGTGAGGGTCGCAGTGCAAATCTGCGGTTCGCGCAGCCCGAATACGGCGTCGCGCCAGGGCAAGCTGCGGTCATTTACGCCGATGACCGGGTGGTCGGCGGTGGCTGGATCGAGGCGACGGTGCCGGTCGAGGCGTAA
- a CDS encoding YihY/virulence factor BrkB family protein, protein MSANDLPSEEEREVQSLSPEARRQHAATLRGRVVERVGPGTRAWEVAKRTAVGTFNDGFIHAGNLAYLAMFSIFPFFILGAALFSLIGEESDRAASINAILVTLPPSVGNVIEPVARDVINSRSGWLLWAGAAVALWTVGSLIETIRDILRRAYGTKLTHAFWKYRLFSSGVILGAVLLLMLSLIAQIAIGAAQQVIEAYFPDLVDRVSDLRLSRIIPALGLFGSLYLIFYTLTPSRYRARRYPKWPGVLFTTVWWILVTTLLPLVLRSFFTYNLTYGSLAGIMIALFFFWLVGLGVVIGAELNAALAETPEEEMNTIGQADDRKRAELAKEAEEEGTA, encoded by the coding sequence TTGAGTGCAAACGATCTTCCAAGCGAGGAAGAGCGCGAAGTCCAGTCGCTGTCCCCCGAGGCACGCCGCCAGCATGCGGCCACCTTGCGCGGTCGCGTGGTCGAGCGAGTTGGGCCCGGGACGCGGGCCTGGGAAGTCGCCAAGCGCACCGCTGTGGGCACGTTTAACGACGGTTTCATCCATGCGGGCAACCTCGCCTACTTGGCGATGTTCTCGATCTTTCCGTTCTTCATCCTTGGTGCAGCGCTGTTCTCGTTGATCGGCGAGGAAAGCGACCGCGCCGCATCGATCAACGCCATCCTCGTGACCCTGCCGCCCAGTGTCGGCAACGTCATCGAGCCGGTCGCGCGCGACGTCATCAATTCGCGCAGCGGCTGGCTGCTGTGGGCCGGTGCCGCCGTAGCGCTCTGGACGGTGGGCAGCCTGATCGAGACGATTCGCGACATCCTGCGCCGCGCCTACGGCACCAAGCTGACCCATGCTTTCTGGAAATACCGGCTGTTCTCGTCGGGCGTAATTCTGGGCGCGGTGCTGCTGCTGATGCTTTCCCTTATCGCGCAGATTGCGATCGGGGCGGCGCAGCAAGTGATCGAGGCCTATTTCCCCGACCTCGTCGACCGGGTCAGCGACCTGCGCCTTTCGCGCATCATTCCGGCGCTGGGCCTGTTCGGTTCGCTCTATCTCATCTTCTACACGCTGACCCCGTCGCGTTATCGCGCGCGACGTTATCCGAAATGGCCCGGCGTGCTGTTCACGACCGTCTGGTGGATTCTAGTAACGACGCTGCTGCCCTTGGTGCTGCGCAGTTTCTTCACTTACAATCTCACCTACGGCAGCCTGGCCGGGATCATGATCGCGCTGTTCTTTTTCTGGCTTGTCGGCCTCGGCGTGGTTATCGGCGCGGAACTGAACGCGGCGCTCGCGGAGACGCCGGAAGAGGAAATGAACACCATCGGCCAGGCGGACGACCGGAAACGGGCTGAGCTGGCGAAGGAAGCGGAAGAAGAGGGCACGGCATGA